In a genomic window of Xylophilus rhododendri:
- a CDS encoding phosphoglycerate kinase has translation MNILRFSDLCARGDASGKRVFIRADLNVPQDKSGRITEDTRIRASVPCIELALKAGAAVMVTSHLGRPTEGEFKPEDSLAPVAARLSELLGREVPLVSDWVDGVEVAPGSVVLLENCRLNKGEKKNDPALAQKLARLCDIFVHDAFGTAHRAEASTYGIAQYAPVACAGPLLSAEIDAISKALANPKRPLAAIVAGSKVSTKLTILKALAGKVDQLIVGGGIANTFMLAAGLPIGKSLAEPDLLDQAKAVIDAMRERGAAVPIPTDVVVAKEFSPTATATVKRAEDVADDDLILDIGPETAKALAAQLEAAGTIVWNGPVGVFEFDAFAHGTETIARAIAKSPAFSIAGGGDTLAAIAKYGIEKDVGYISTGGGAFLEILEGKTLPAFEILEKRAAG, from the coding sequence ATGAACATCCTTCGCTTCTCCGATCTGTGCGCCCGCGGCGACGCCTCCGGCAAACGTGTCTTCATCCGTGCCGACCTCAACGTGCCGCAGGACAAGTCCGGCCGCATCACCGAGGACACCCGCATCCGCGCCTCGGTGCCCTGCATCGAGCTGGCCTTGAAGGCCGGCGCGGCGGTGATGGTCACCTCGCACCTGGGCCGCCCGACCGAAGGCGAGTTCAAGCCCGAGGACAGCCTGGCGCCCGTCGCCGCGCGCCTGTCCGAACTGCTGGGCCGCGAAGTGCCGCTGGTGTCCGACTGGGTCGATGGCGTAGAGGTCGCCCCGGGCAGCGTGGTGCTGCTGGAGAACTGCCGCCTCAACAAGGGCGAGAAGAAGAACGACCCGGCGCTGGCGCAGAAGCTGGCCAGGCTCTGCGACATCTTCGTGCACGACGCCTTCGGCACCGCCCACCGCGCCGAAGCCTCCACCTACGGCATCGCGCAATACGCCCCGGTGGCCTGCGCCGGTCCGCTGCTGTCGGCCGAGATCGATGCGATCAGCAAGGCCCTGGCCAACCCGAAGCGTCCGCTGGCCGCCATCGTGGCCGGCTCCAAGGTGTCCACCAAGCTCACCATCCTGAAGGCCCTGGCCGGCAAGGTGGACCAGCTCATCGTCGGCGGCGGCATCGCCAACACCTTCATGCTGGCCGCCGGCCTGCCGATCGGCAAGTCGCTGGCCGAGCCCGACCTGCTGGACCAGGCCAAGGCCGTGATCGACGCCATGCGCGAGCGCGGCGCGGCCGTGCCCATCCCCACCGACGTGGTGGTCGCCAAGGAGTTCAGCCCCACCGCCACCGCCACCGTCAAGCGCGCCGAAGACGTGGCCGACGACGACCTGATCCTGGACATCGGCCCGGAGACCGCCAAGGCCCTGGCCGCGCAGCTCGAAGCCGCCGGCACCATCGTCTGGAACGGCCCGGTCGGCGTGTTCGAGTTCGATGCCTTCGCCCATGGCACCGAGACCATCGCACGCGCCATCGCCAAGTCGCCCGCCTTCAGCATCGCCGGCGGCGGCGACACCCTGGCGGCCATCGCCAAGTACGGCATCGAGAAGGACGTCGGCTACATCAGTACCGGCGGCGGCGCCTTCCTCGAAATCCTCGAAGGCAAGACCCTGCCGGCCTTCGAGATCCTGGAAAAGCGCGCGGCCGGCTGA
- a CDS encoding AzlD domain-containing protein, producing the protein MSGGDWLDTALDLLTMVGLGVITLLSRSFFMLPEREWRLPSLLQRGLRYAPLAALAAVVAPELLMRDGHFLTTWADARLPAAAVGMAVYFWRRSILFTIVAGMLVYLPLHIGLGW; encoded by the coding sequence ATGTCCGGCGGCGACTGGCTCGATACCGCGCTCGACCTGCTGACCATGGTGGGCCTGGGGGTCATCACCCTGCTCAGCCGCAGCTTCTTCATGCTGCCCGAGCGTGAATGGCGCCTGCCCTCGCTGCTGCAGCGCGGCCTGCGTTATGCGCCGCTGGCGGCGCTGGCCGCGGTGGTGGCGCCGGAACTGCTGATGCGCGACGGCCATTTCCTCACCACCTGGGCCGATGCCCGACTGCCGGCGGCGGCGGTCGGCATGGCGGTGTATTTCTGGCGGCGCAGCATCCTGTTCACCATCGTGGCGGGCATGCTGGTCTACCTGCCCCTGCACATCGGGCTGGGCTGGTAG
- a CDS encoding AzlC family ABC transporter permease, whose protein sequence is MTAAALASEAAAPGPVPWRELPRDPEFRRGAIDILGTSLGVGAWGLVTGVAMAKAGLGTGMAVTMALLTYAGSAQLATLPLLAAGSPIWVIWLTACCVNLRFVIFSSMWRSFFGHLPRPRRCALGYFSGDVVFVLFLRRYPVQRPAAGQEAYFWGAAICNWFFWQVPCLIGIFLADTIPVAWGLGFAGVLALLGVAGSMLAGRLEALSAVVAAAGAVAAFALPLKLNILVGIAAAVVVGLVAEQLIPPHSRVVRRARVASSSKKDGA, encoded by the coding sequence ATGACGGCCGCCGCCCTCGCATCCGAGGCCGCGGCACCCGGACCCGTGCCCTGGCGCGAGCTGCCGCGCGACCCGGAATTCCGCCGCGGCGCCATCGACATCCTCGGCACCTCGCTGGGCGTGGGCGCCTGGGGCCTGGTCACCGGCGTGGCCATGGCCAAGGCAGGCCTGGGCACCGGCATGGCGGTGACCATGGCGCTGCTGACCTATGCCGGCAGCGCCCAGCTCGCCACCCTGCCGCTGCTGGCGGCGGGCTCGCCGATCTGGGTGATCTGGCTGACCGCCTGCTGCGTCAACCTGCGTTTCGTCATCTTCAGCTCGATGTGGCGCAGCTTCTTCGGCCACCTGCCGCGGCCGCGCCGCTGCGCGCTGGGCTACTTCAGCGGCGACGTGGTCTTCGTGCTGTTCCTGCGCCGTTATCCGGTGCAGCGGCCGGCAGCGGGCCAGGAGGCGTATTTCTGGGGCGCGGCGATCTGCAACTGGTTCTTCTGGCAGGTGCCCTGCCTGATCGGCATCTTCCTGGCCGACACGATTCCGGTGGCCTGGGGCCTGGGCTTCGCCGGCGTGCTGGCCCTGCTGGGCGTGGCCGGCTCGATGCTGGCCGGGCGGCTGGAGGCGCTGTCGGCCGTGGTGGCCGCGGCCGGCGCGGTGGCCGCCTTCGCGCTGCCGCTCAAGCTCAACATCCTGGTCGGCATCGCGGCCGCGGTGGTGGTCGGGCTGGTGGCCGAGCAGCTCATCCCGCCGCACAGCCGGGTGGTGCGCCGCGCGCGGGTGGCGTCTTCCTCGAAGAAGGACGGCGCCTGA
- a CDS encoding response regulator, with protein sequence MLSAFLVEDNPLIRENLSAALTELAPVQMLGWAAGEEAARQWFAAHDDWHLAIVDLFLEDGNGLGVLRALQARDEPRQHVVVLTNYATPDIRKRCTDLGADAVFDKSSEIEALAQYCDELAQASS encoded by the coding sequence ATGCTTTCCGCCTTCCTCGTTGAAGACAATCCGCTGATCCGTGAGAACCTGAGCGCGGCCTTGACGGAGCTGGCGCCGGTCCAGATGCTTGGCTGGGCCGCCGGCGAGGAGGCCGCCCGCCAGTGGTTCGCGGCGCACGACGACTGGCATCTGGCCATCGTCGATCTCTTCCTGGAAGACGGCAACGGCCTGGGTGTGCTGCGGGCGCTGCAGGCGCGCGACGAGCCGCGCCAGCATGTGGTGGTGCTGACCAACTACGCCACGCCCGACATCCGCAAACGCTGTACCGACCTGGGCGCCGACGCGGTGTTCGACAAGTCGTCCGAGATAGAGGCGCTGGCCCAGTACTGCGACGAGCTGGCGCAAGCCTCATCCTGA